A stretch of Pseudomonas sp. 7SR1 DNA encodes these proteins:
- a CDS encoding efflux RND transporter permease subunit: MNVSALSIRYPVPAVMLFILLTVLGLLGFGKLAIQDFPDMDLPVVMVNASLEGAAPEQLETEVARKIEDKLTSLRLLKHVTTVITDGAVSISISFDIDKDGNEALNEVRNAVDSAMPQLPASLDTPSVSRLTTSASPLLTYVIESDALDEEALSWFVDNELSKQLLSVPGVALVSRIGGVDREVQVNLDPALMAGLGIRVADVAAQLRAMQKDNSGGQGNLGSGQQAVRTLGAIDDPAALGAIDIPSGDGRLLALNQLADIRDTHAERSSRAFRDGKPVIGFQVTRSLGFSDVGVANDVRKSMAGFVEKHTNVRIVEASDTVKAVLANYHDSMNLLYEGMLLAVLVVWWFLRDWRATLIVATALPLSIIPTFGVMYLAGFTLNSVSLLALALVIGVLVDDAIVEIENIARHLRMGKTPLQAATEAADEIGLAVLATTATLVAVFLPTAFMGGVAGKLFRQFGVTASVALLFSLLVARVLTPMMAAYFLKAKADAEHDGPLMTRYLGWIHASLDRRKTTMLLASLFFIGALALVPLLPTSFLPSQDAGRSSITLEMPPGTTLEQTTEMALQASERLQDMPDVKHVFVSVGTASNSGAGPAGITGAGDAVLTVDLVARDQRELKQVEVEAQMRQALRTLAGVRINVGGDGSGEKLNIVLASDDGDLLERTANALEPQLRGLHGIGNVTSSSALQRPEIQMRPNFARAAELGVTSQDIADTLRMATYGEYSSQLGKINLSQRQVDVRVRMDSLLRDDLRSIDQLRVTGRDGQVALSSLGELSLGSGPAQITRLDRLRNITLSIELNGRNLGEVMAEASQLPAMRNLPPEIKPVEQGELQLMTELFASFSLAMAIGVFCIYAVLVLLFHDFLQPATILSALPLSLGGALLALLICNFSFSLPSVIGLLMLMGIVTKNSILLVEYAIMARRDHGLDRYDALVDACHKRARPILMTTIAMGAGMLPTAMGMGEDPSFRQPMAVVVMGGLLTSTLLSLLVVPVIFTYVDDLLQWFRRHTPGLASAGRVEEEAKS, encoded by the coding sequence ATGAACGTTTCTGCCCTGTCGATCCGCTATCCGGTCCCGGCCGTCATGCTGTTCATCCTGCTGACGGTCCTGGGCCTGCTGGGGTTCGGCAAGCTCGCCATCCAGGATTTCCCCGACATGGACCTGCCGGTGGTGATGGTCAACGCATCGCTGGAGGGCGCAGCCCCCGAGCAACTGGAAACGGAGGTGGCACGCAAGATCGAGGACAAGCTCACGTCCCTGCGCCTGCTCAAGCATGTGACGACAGTGATCACCGACGGCGCGGTCAGCATCAGCATCAGTTTCGACATCGACAAGGATGGCAACGAGGCGCTCAACGAAGTGCGCAACGCGGTGGACAGCGCCATGCCGCAGTTGCCGGCCAGTCTGGATACGCCCTCGGTTTCCCGGCTGACCACCAGCGCCTCGCCGCTGCTCACCTACGTCATCGAGTCCGATGCGCTGGATGAAGAGGCGCTGTCATGGTTTGTCGATAACGAGCTGAGCAAACAGCTGTTGTCGGTACCCGGCGTCGCGCTGGTGTCTCGGATCGGCGGGGTGGACCGGGAAGTGCAGGTCAATCTCGACCCGGCGTTGATGGCAGGCCTGGGCATTCGCGTCGCGGATGTCGCTGCGCAACTGAGGGCGATGCAGAAGGACAACTCCGGTGGCCAGGGCAACCTGGGCAGTGGCCAGCAAGCCGTACGGACCCTGGGGGCCATCGACGACCCGGCCGCCCTGGGAGCCATCGATATTCCCAGCGGGGATGGCCGCCTGCTGGCGTTGAATCAGCTGGCGGATATTCGCGACACCCATGCCGAGCGCAGCAGCCGGGCCTTTCGCGACGGCAAGCCGGTCATCGGTTTCCAGGTGACCCGGTCACTGGGCTTCTCCGATGTCGGCGTGGCCAATGACGTACGCAAGTCCATGGCCGGTTTCGTGGAGAAACACACCAATGTGCGGATCGTTGAAGCCAGTGACACGGTCAAGGCGGTGCTTGCCAATTACCATGACTCGATGAACCTGCTGTACGAGGGCATGTTGCTGGCGGTGCTGGTGGTCTGGTGGTTTCTGCGGGACTGGCGCGCCACCCTGATCGTCGCTACGGCGCTGCCGTTGTCGATCATTCCTACCTTCGGCGTGATGTACCTGGCCGGGTTCACGCTCAACTCGGTCTCCTTGCTGGCGCTGGCGCTGGTCATCGGCGTGCTGGTGGACGATGCCATCGTTGAAATCGAGAACATTGCGCGACACCTGCGCATGGGCAAGACGCCGCTTCAGGCGGCCACCGAGGCGGCGGACGAAATCGGCCTGGCGGTGCTCGCCACGACGGCCACTCTGGTTGCGGTCTTCCTGCCCACGGCCTTCATGGGCGGCGTGGCAGGCAAGCTGTTCCGCCAGTTCGGGGTGACGGCTTCGGTGGCGCTGCTGTTTTCCTTGCTGGTGGCCCGGGTGCTGACACCAATGATGGCGGCGTACTTTCTCAAGGCGAAAGCCGACGCCGAGCACGATGGCCCCTTGATGACCCGCTATCTGGGCTGGATCCATGCCAGCCTGGACCGTCGCAAGACCACGATGTTGCTGGCCAGTCTTTTCTTCATCGGCGCCCTGGCCCTGGTTCCGTTGCTGCCGACCAGTTTCCTGCCGTCCCAGGACGCGGGTCGCAGCAGTATCACGTTGGAAATGCCACCGGGAACAACGCTGGAGCAGACCACCGAGATGGCTTTGCAGGCCAGCGAAAGGCTGCAGGACATGCCGGACGTCAAACATGTATTCGTCTCGGTGGGCACCGCCAGCAACTCGGGCGCCGGGCCTGCCGGCATCACTGGTGCCGGCGATGCGGTCCTGACGGTGGATCTGGTGGCACGGGACCAGCGCGAGCTCAAGCAGGTTGAAGTCGAGGCGCAGATGCGCCAGGCCCTGCGTACGCTGGCCGGCGTGCGTATCAACGTCGGCGGGGATGGCAGCGGCGAGAAACTCAACATCGTCTTGGCCAGCGACGACGGCGATCTGCTGGAACGCACTGCCAATGCCCTGGAGCCGCAGCTGCGCGGCCTGCACGGGATCGGCAACGTCACCTCCAGCAGTGCCCTGCAGCGACCGGAAATCCAGATGCGTCCCAATTTTGCCCGGGCCGCGGAGCTGGGCGTCACCAGCCAGGACATCGCCGATACCTTGCGCATGGCGACCTACGGTGAATACTCCTCGCAGTTGGGCAAGATCAACCTGTCCCAGCGTCAGGTGGACGTGCGCGTGCGCATGGATTCGCTGTTGCGCGATGACTTGCGAAGCATCGATCAGTTGCGGGTGACTGGACGGGACGGCCAGGTGGCGCTGTCCTCGCTCGGGGAACTCAGCCTGGGCAGTGGACCGGCCCAGATCACCCGGCTGGATCGGCTGCGCAACATCACCTTGTCGATCGAACTCAACGGCCGCAACCTGGGCGAGGTCATGGCCGAGGCAAGCCAGTTGCCGGCCATGCGCAATCTGCCTCCAGAGATCAAGCCGGTGGAGCAGGGTGAACTGCAACTGATGACGGAGCTATTCGCAAGCTTCAGCCTGGCCATGGCCATCGGTGTGTTCTGTATCTACGCGGTCCTGGTGCTGCTGTTCCATGATTTCCTGCAGCCGGCCACCATCCTCTCGGCTTTGCCGCTCTCCCTGGGCGGCGCGCTGCTGGCCTTGCTGATATGCAATTTCAGCTTTTCCCTGCCCTCGGTCATCGGGTTATTGATGTTGATGGGGATCGTGACCAAGAACTCCATTCTGCTGGTGGAATACGCCATCATGGCTCGGCGTGATCACGGCCTGGATCGCTATGACGCCCTGGTGGACGCCTGCCACAAGCGCGCGCGGCCCATCCTGATGACCACCATTGCCATGGGCGCCGGGATGTTGCCCACCGCGATGGGCATGGGCGAAGACCCGAGTTTCAGGCAGCCGATGGCCGTGGTGGTCATGGGGGGGCTGTTGACTTCAACGTTGCTGAGTCTGCTGGTGGTGCCGGTGATCTTCACGTACGTCGACGATCTGCTGCAATGGTTCAGGCGGCATACGCCTGGACTGGCGTCGGCAGGCAGGGTCGAAGAGGAAGCGAAAAGCTGA
- a CDS encoding helix-turn-helix transcriptional regulator, protein MNLQRLFPHVGKVIASTGSRHFPRMLHDLILTEIPVDATHITEQRIGTSNIAEHSTSSIGFVGMDNTCVDTVVDTHTSKPFFLADDILFEDAPAQKVPNFSRCLLKRELSGKAPGHNTTTQLHLTTRKNGHRYVLSVYRSPFSKGFTAQEHALLKDFSCLLMPMVEEHVAALVPSEPHRQDTNLSLDGPENGGMEALRQRFADRLQLSGLSLSSRETEVCVGLLAGRTAPELAEQLNLKVNTVESYLKRAAIKMGIGGRRSLIRWMHSMDATPSGTEWNGAPPIRQAV, encoded by the coding sequence ATGAACCTGCAAAGACTATTTCCGCATGTTGGCAAAGTCATTGCCAGTACCGGCAGCCGCCACTTCCCTCGCATGTTGCACGACCTGATACTCACGGAAATCCCGGTCGACGCAACACATATTACCGAGCAAAGGATAGGCACAAGTAATATCGCTGAACACAGCACTTCAAGCATTGGTTTCGTCGGCATGGACAATACCTGTGTCGACACTGTAGTGGACACCCATACAAGCAAGCCTTTTTTCCTCGCCGACGATATCCTCTTCGAAGACGCGCCCGCACAGAAGGTCCCCAATTTTTCCCGATGTCTGCTCAAGCGTGAACTCTCGGGCAAGGCACCCGGCCACAACACAACGACCCAACTGCATCTGACCACACGGAAAAATGGCCACCGTTATGTCCTGTCCGTGTATCGGTCACCTTTTTCCAAGGGCTTTACCGCCCAGGAACATGCCCTTCTGAAAGACTTTTCCTGCCTGTTGATGCCCATGGTAGAAGAGCATGTTGCCGCCCTGGTGCCATCGGAACCTCATCGGCAGGACACCAACCTGTCGCTGGACGGCCCGGAGAACGGTGGGATGGAAGCGTTGCGCCAGCGATTCGCCGATCGACTGCAACTGTCCGGCTTGAGCCTGTCGTCGCGTGAAACCGAAGTGTGCGTGGGTCTGCTGGCGGGACGCACGGCGCCCGAACTTGCCGAGCAACTCAACCTCAAGGTCAATACCGTCGAAAGCTATCTGAAGCGTGCAGCCATCAAGATGGGCATTGGTGGTCGTCGCTCCCTCATTCGCTGGATGCACTCGATGGACGCTACGCCATCGGGCACTGAATGGAACGGCGCTCCGCCCATTCGCCAGGCCGTCTGA
- a CDS encoding acyl-homoserine-lactone synthase, whose protein sequence is MNYAPATFRFFGISTRIASYSSIPSKTLGQILAIRKSAFIDRKKWDIESYRGSNYEWDEYDDADAVYIYSIQHQQVTGCVRLRPSSKPTLMTGPLSFILPTQKSGRRSTYLWEATRFALFADRSITCELTQASVDIRTAALFLTMLKFAQHQDIEAYEVVVDTSMAKILKRSGWNIERHNTALGSKGETIIYGTLPCSIETYEGVLRKNTIAEASVYDPFLMTNRSSDTLHKSIDIGQMRRGRNIPAKIHMHTELHL, encoded by the coding sequence ATGAACTACGCCCCGGCCACCTTTCGTTTTTTCGGTATATCTACTCGTATCGCAAGCTACTCGAGTATTCCGAGCAAAACCCTGGGACAAATACTGGCCATTCGCAAGTCTGCCTTTATCGACAGAAAGAAGTGGGATATAGAAAGCTATCGAGGCAGCAATTACGAATGGGATGAATACGATGACGCTGATGCAGTTTACATATATTCAATCCAGCACCAGCAGGTCACCGGTTGTGTTCGACTTCGCCCTTCCAGCAAACCGACACTCATGACCGGCCCCTTGAGTTTCATTCTTCCAACCCAGAAGTCCGGACGTCGCTCAACATATTTATGGGAAGCCACCCGCTTTGCACTTTTCGCTGACAGATCCATTACCTGCGAATTGACCCAGGCCAGTGTGGACATTCGCACCGCGGCACTCTTCCTGACCATGCTGAAGTTTGCCCAACATCAAGATATCGAAGCCTATGAAGTTGTCGTCGACACTTCGATGGCGAAAATTCTCAAGCGTTCCGGATGGAATATCGAACGACACAACACGGCACTGGGCTCGAAGGGCGAGACGATCATCTACGGCACGTTGCCATGTTCCATCGAAACTTATGAGGGAGTTCTCAGAAAAAACACCATTGCCGAAGCGAGCGTTTACGACCCTTTCCTTATGACGAACCGTTCGTCAGACACACTCCATAAATCCATTGATATCGGCCAAATGCGCCGTGGCCGAAACATTCCAGCAAAAATACACATGCACACTGAGCTGCATCTATAA
- a CDS encoding LysE family translocator: MSYIALSLMTVLLVPGPTNSLLLQTGINRGLNARSMRFVVAEWLAYIVQMTMWGVFIDLLITDHSWVVIATKIFAVCFLFYISLKLWFSVKDHLPGTSAGISVPDLFVATLTNPKGLFFVSFVAPAGTFLSVSHYLSFMSLFTAIIFPVGLTWIAIGAFCGRKLHAIVSGKFLSRAISLVIGLFACGMLFNIASQVGFA; this comes from the coding sequence ATGTCTTATATCGCGCTTTCGTTGATGACAGTCCTGTTGGTTCCTGGACCGACGAACTCTCTGTTGTTGCAAACTGGCATCAACAGGGGCTTGAACGCCCGCTCCATGAGGTTCGTTGTAGCGGAATGGCTGGCTTATATTGTTCAGATGACGATGTGGGGAGTGTTTATCGATCTTCTGATCACGGATCATTCCTGGGTGGTCATTGCCACCAAGATCTTCGCTGTCTGTTTCCTGTTCTATATCTCCCTGAAGTTGTGGTTTTCGGTAAAGGATCATTTACCTGGTACTTCGGCGGGCATCAGTGTGCCGGATCTCTTCGTGGCAACGTTGACCAACCCCAAGGGCTTGTTCTTTGTGTCTTTCGTTGCGCCGGCGGGAACATTCCTGTCCGTGAGCCACTACTTGTCTTTCATGTCATTGTTCACGGCCATTATCTTTCCGGTCGGGCTGACCTGGATAGCCATTGGAGCGTTCTGTGGAAGGAAACTGCATGCCATCGTTTCCGGCAAGTTCTTGAGTCGGGCTATCTCATTGGTTATCGGTTTGTTCGCCTGTGGCATGCTCTTCAATATCGCATCGCAGGTGGGATTCGCCTGA
- a CDS encoding helix-turn-helix transcriptional regulator — translation MLKPISSHLFNLIQEVENNISGASEEEYTAVLGWIFSKLGIDKFAYVHVEPTPFNSSKISIHSNYPAEWVETYRKNALYKTDPVMINTAVTATPFFWNEIPEEIDNPEIFDQSASYGIKQGFTVPIHEPGRAFGSLHLSSEENDPDFPIIVRSNLFIIKALSIIANQYRPMEAPMESNLKLSPREIEFLRWLSLGKNYKEIGLIMSITERTVKFHAKQMTEKMDCVNVKQAMIKAVQLNLV, via the coding sequence ATGCTCAAGCCTATTTCAAGCCATCTTTTCAATCTGATCCAAGAGGTGGAAAACAACATCTCGGGCGCCAGCGAAGAAGAGTACACCGCAGTACTGGGCTGGATTTTTTCCAAACTGGGGATCGATAAATTCGCTTATGTCCATGTGGAACCGACACCGTTCAACAGCTCCAAGATCTCGATCCATAGCAACTACCCAGCCGAATGGGTTGAAACCTATCGCAAGAACGCCCTTTATAAGACCGATCCGGTCATGATCAATACCGCCGTCACGGCGACGCCCTTCTTCTGGAATGAAATTCCCGAGGAGATCGACAACCCGGAAATCTTCGACCAGTCTGCGTCCTACGGCATCAAGCAGGGATTCACCGTACCGATCCATGAGCCCGGACGGGCATTCGGCTCACTTCACTTGTCTTCCGAAGAGAACGATCCGGACTTCCCCATCATCGTCCGATCCAATCTATTCATCATCAAGGCGCTCAGTATAATCGCCAACCAATATCGCCCCATGGAAGCCCCCATGGAAAGCAACTTGAAGCTGTCCCCTCGGGAGATCGAGTTCTTGCGCTGGCTTTCATTAGGCAAGAACTACAAGGAAATAGGTCTGATCATGAGCATCACCGAGCGAACGGTGAAGTTTCATGCCAAGCAGATGACCGAGAAGATGGATTGTGTCAACGTCAAGCAAGCCATGATCAAGGCAGTTCAACTCAACCTCGTTTGA
- a CDS encoding excinuclease ABC subunit UvrA, which produces MPPRSGPAHAFSSPSTGFVRVRGAREHNLQNVDVDIPRDALVVFTGVSGSGKSSLAFSTLYAEAQRRYFESVAPYARRLIDQVGVPDVDSIDGLPPAVALQQQRGSPSARSSVGSVTTLSSLIRMLYSRAGSYPADQPMLYAEDFSPNTPQGACAQCHGLGRVYAVTEDSMVPDPSLTIRERAVAAWPMAWQGQNLRDILVTLGYDVDVPWRDLPQEQRDWILFTEETPTVPVYAGLTPAQTRAALKRKLEPSYQGTFSGARRYLLHTFMHSQSAQMRKRVAQYMRASHCPVCEGKRLKRQALGVTFAGLDIAELSHLPLLELAEVFRRVTAPDYLEQAEEPGEVLTHRQTREAREQRAARGDNPHSGGPDARHTPNLSLEKRLAAQRIAAELLERIGTLIDLGLGYLALERSTPTLSSGELQRLRLATQLNSQLFGVIYVLDEPSAGLHPADSEALFDALQRLKAAGNSVFVVEHDLGTMRRADWLVDVGPDAGEQGGRILYSGPPAGLRQVPQSRTRTYLFAERSQAAHAPRTPSDWLRLEGITRNNLDNLSAAFPLGCFTAVTGISGSGKSSLVSQALLDLVGAHLGQPGQDAEPDERSLEDEPEQTSGGHVSAGLDAIKRLVRVDQKPIGRTPRSNLATYTGLFDHVRKLFAGTEQARELGFDAGRFSFNVAKGRCETCEGEGFVSVELLFMPSVYAPCPTCHGARYNRQTLAVRWQGLDIAQVLQLTVNQALEVFSGQASARRSLQVLQDIGLGYLRLGQPATELSGGEAQRIKLATELQRKARGATLYVLDEPTNGLHPQDVDRLLVQLNRLVDDGHSVVVVEHDMRVVAQSDWVIDIGPGAGTQGGQVVVCGAPAEVAQCPESRTAPFLKSALAAEY; this is translated from the coding sequence ATGCCCCCACGCTCCGGCCCAGCGCACGCCTTTTCATCGCCATCCACCGGTTTCGTCCGGGTGCGTGGCGCCCGCGAACACAACCTCCAGAATGTCGACGTCGATATCCCCCGCGATGCCCTGGTGGTCTTTACCGGCGTGTCGGGGTCAGGCAAGTCGTCGCTGGCCTTTTCCACGCTCTACGCCGAAGCCCAGCGTCGCTATTTCGAGTCCGTCGCGCCCTACGCGCGGCGCCTGATCGACCAGGTGGGCGTGCCCGACGTGGACAGCATCGACGGCCTGCCGCCGGCGGTGGCCTTGCAGCAACAACGGGGCAGCCCCAGCGCGCGCTCTTCGGTGGGCAGTGTCACCACCCTGTCGAGCCTGATCCGCATGCTCTACTCCCGGGCCGGCAGCTATCCGGCCGATCAGCCCATGCTCTACGCCGAGGATTTTTCCCCCAACACGCCCCAGGGTGCCTGTGCGCAATGCCATGGCTTGGGGCGGGTCTATGCAGTGACCGAAGACTCCATGGTGCCGGACCCCTCGCTGACCATCCGCGAGCGGGCCGTGGCCGCCTGGCCCATGGCCTGGCAAGGCCAGAACCTGCGGGACATCCTGGTCACCCTGGGCTACGACGTCGACGTTCCCTGGCGTGACCTGCCCCAGGAACAGCGCGACTGGATACTCTTCACGGAAGAAACCCCCACTGTCCCGGTGTACGCCGGATTGACGCCTGCCCAGACCCGTGCCGCCCTCAAGCGCAAGCTCGAACCCAGCTACCAGGGCACGTTCAGCGGCGCCCGACGTTACCTGCTGCATACCTTCATGCACTCCCAGAGCGCTCAGATGCGCAAGCGCGTGGCGCAATACATGCGCGCCAGCCATTGTCCCGTGTGCGAAGGCAAGCGTCTCAAGCGCCAGGCGCTGGGCGTGACATTCGCCGGCCTGGACATCGCCGAGCTGTCGCACCTGCCGTTGCTGGAGCTGGCCGAGGTGTTCAGGCGCGTCACCGCACCCGATTATCTGGAGCAGGCCGAAGAACCGGGCGAAGTCCTCACCCACCGGCAAACCCGCGAGGCGCGCGAGCAACGCGCCGCCCGAGGTGACAATCCGCACTCAGGAGGGCCGGATGCGCGCCACACGCCCAACCTGTCCCTGGAAAAGCGCCTGGCCGCCCAACGCATCGCTGCCGAACTGCTGGAGCGCATCGGCACCCTGATCGACCTTGGCCTGGGTTACCTGGCCCTGGAGCGCAGCACCCCGACGCTCTCTTCCGGCGAGCTGCAGCGCTTGCGCCTGGCGACCCAACTCAACTCTCAGCTGTTCGGGGTCATCTACGTGCTGGACGAACCGTCCGCCGGCCTGCATCCGGCCGACAGCGAAGCCCTGTTCGACGCGCTGCAGCGGCTCAAGGCCGCCGGCAACTCGGTATTCGTGGTCGAACACGACCTGGGGACCATGCGTCGCGCCGACTGGCTCGTCGATGTCGGGCCGGATGCCGGCGAACAAGGCGGCCGGATCCTCTACAGCGGCCCGCCCGCCGGCCTTCGCCAGGTGCCGCAATCACGCACCCGCACTTACCTCTTCGCCGAGCGGTCCCAGGCTGCGCACGCCCCGCGGACACCCAGCGACTGGCTGCGCCTGGAAGGCATCACCCGCAATAACCTCGACAACCTGAGCGCGGCCTTCCCCCTCGGCTGTTTCACCGCCGTGACCGGCATCTCCGGTTCGGGCAAATCCAGCCTCGTCAGCCAGGCGTTGCTGGACCTGGTCGGCGCTCACCTGGGCCAACCCGGCCAGGACGCCGAGCCCGACGAACGAAGCCTGGAAGACGAACCCGAGCAAACCAGTGGCGGGCATGTCAGTGCGGGCCTCGATGCGATCAAGCGCCTGGTCCGGGTGGACCAGAAGCCCATCGGCCGCACGCCGCGCTCCAACCTCGCCACCTACACCGGCCTGTTCGATCACGTGCGCAAATTGTTCGCCGGGACCGAACAGGCCCGTGAACTGGGGTTCGACGCCGGACGGTTCTCCTTCAATGTGGCCAAGGGACGCTGCGAAACCTGCGAAGGGGAAGGCTTCGTCAGTGTCGAACTGCTGTTCATGCCCAGCGTGTACGCCCCCTGCCCGACCTGCCACGGTGCCCGCTACAACCGGCAGACGCTGGCGGTACGCTGGCAAGGCCTGGACATCGCGCAGGTCCTGCAACTGACCGTCAATCAGGCGCTCGAAGTCTTTTCCGGACAGGCGTCGGCACGGCGCTCGCTGCAAGTGCTGCAGGATATCGGACTGGGTTATCTGCGCCTGGGCCAACCCGCCACCGAACTGTCCGGCGGCGAGGCGCAACGCATCAAGCTGGCGACAGAGCTGCAGCGAAAGGCCCGAGGGGCCACCCTGTATGTGCTGGATGAACCCACCAACGGGCTGCACCCACAGGACGTGGACAGGTTGCTGGTGCAGTTGAATCGCCTGGTGGATGACGGCCATAGCGTGGTCGTGGTGGAACATGACATGCGGGTCGTGGCCCAGAGCGACTGGGTCATCGACATCGGTCCGGGCGCCGGAACCCAGGGCGGGCAAGTCGTGGTGTGCGGAGCGCCGGCCGAGGTGGCCCAATGTCCGGAAAGTCGTACGGCGCCATTCCTCAAGAGCGCGTTAGCGGCTGAATATTAA
- the nosR gene encoding transcriptional regulator NosR → MTRSFAFSHLIRFWLNAFFILLALCAGFAQARDYGEIQRQRIHHVLGRTDSVSEPQGPFKVRTLSTAGKVSGYVFQSLDVVDIPAYSGKPINVQVILDPAGVILDAYVLEHHEPILLIGIAEEKLHGFSARYSGVKVNQRVVVGHSSDPDAVTVDAIAGATVTAMVVNEVIMRAAHDVAVSLGLVKGDAGLAVAPARVREDVYEPADWKTLAGNGAVRRLHLTRDQVDASFKGTAAEKVEAASAEQAGDTFIDLYVTHLNPPTIGRNLLGEAQYRALMSELKPGEQAIAVMGSGRYSFKGSGYVRGGIFDRVLLRQFGDTISFRDMDFQRLDDVAAEGMPEFDEMAIFIIRASHRFDPGSPWSLELLVRRQTGPVSGLFSSFELAYRLPEAYLERPLPTAAQLAAAEEASRPLWLTLWYRKSVEIVVLAVALLVLTIILFFQDPLARRPRLLHWVRRGYLVLTVVFLGGYALAQLSVVNVLTFVHALFEGFRWELFLTDPLIFILWVFTAASLLLWGRGVFCGWLCPFGALQELINELARRFRVPQYELPFAVHERLWAIKYIILLVLFGVSLESMATAERLAEVEPFKTAVTLRFDRQWWFVAYAAGWLLINLFTRKVYCRYICPLGAALAMPTRLRLFDWLKRRKECGNPCQLCAKECEIQAIHPDGRINANECHYCLDCQMTWHNENKCPPLINKRKKRGKASAADPQLIPVVQAP, encoded by the coding sequence ATGACCCGTTCCTTTGCGTTCTCGCACCTCATCCGCTTCTGGCTCAACGCATTCTTCATTCTGCTGGCCCTGTGCGCGGGCTTCGCCCAGGCCAGGGATTACGGCGAAATCCAGCGACAGCGTATCCACCATGTCCTGGGCCGGACCGATTCGGTGTCCGAGCCCCAGGGGCCCTTCAAGGTGCGCACGCTCTCGACGGCCGGCAAGGTATCGGGCTATGTGTTCCAGAGCCTGGATGTGGTGGACATTCCCGCCTACTCGGGCAAGCCGATCAACGTGCAGGTGATTCTCGACCCCGCCGGTGTGATCCTGGATGCCTATGTGCTGGAGCACCATGAGCCGATCCTGCTGATCGGTATCGCCGAGGAGAAACTCCACGGATTCAGTGCCCGCTACAGCGGTGTCAAGGTCAATCAGCGGGTCGTGGTAGGGCATTCCAGCGACCCGGATGCGGTGACGGTGGACGCCATTGCCGGAGCCACCGTGACGGCGATGGTGGTCAACGAAGTCATCATGCGTGCCGCCCATGACGTCGCGGTGTCCCTGGGCCTGGTCAAGGGCGATGCAGGCCTGGCCGTGGCGCCGGCGCGAGTGCGCGAGGACGTCTACGAGCCCGCCGACTGGAAGACCCTGGCCGGCAATGGAGCGGTGCGTCGGCTGCACCTGACCCGCGACCAGGTCGACGCTTCCTTCAAGGGGACCGCCGCCGAAAAGGTCGAAGCCGCCAGTGCCGAGCAGGCGGGCGACACCTTCATCGATCTGTACGTCACTCACCTGAACCCGCCCACCATCGGCCGCAACCTGCTGGGCGAGGCGCAGTACCGCGCGCTGATGAGTGAGCTCAAGCCTGGCGAGCAGGCCATTGCCGTGATGGGCAGCGGACGGTATTCCTTCAAGGGCTCGGGTTATGTGCGCGGTGGGATCTTCGATCGGGTGCTGTTGCGCCAGTTCGGCGACACCATCAGTTTTCGCGACATGGACTTCCAGCGCCTGGATGATGTGGCTGCCGAGGGCATGCCCGAGTTCGATGAAATGGCGATCTTTATCATCCGTGCCTCCCACCGTTTCGATCCCGGTTCGCCCTGGAGCCTGGAGCTGCTGGTGCGCCGCCAGACCGGGCCGGTCAGTGGACTCTTCAGCAGTTTCGAGCTGGCCTATCGATTGCCCGAGGCGTACCTGGAAAGGCCCTTGCCCACGGCCGCGCAACTGGCAGCGGCCGAAGAAGCCAGCCGCCCCCTGTGGCTGACCCTCTGGTACCGCAAGAGCGTGGAAATCGTCGTGCTGGCGGTGGCCTTGCTGGTGCTTACGATCATCCTGTTCTTCCAGGACCCGCTGGCCCGCCGGCCCAGGCTTTTGCATTGGGTTCGTCGGGGTTACCTGGTCTTGACCGTGGTATTTCTCGGCGGCTATGCCTTGGCGCAATTGTCAGTGGTCAATGTGCTGACCTTCGTTCATGCATTGTTCGAAGGTTTCCGCTGGGAGCTGTTCCTCACCGATCCGCTGATCTTCATCCTGTGGGTGTTCACCGCGGCCAGCCTCCTGCTGTGGGGGCGCGGGGTGTTCTGTGGCTGGCTGTGTCCGTTCGGCGCGCTGCAGGAACTGATCAACGAGCTGGCGCGCCGGTTCAGGGTGCCCCAGTACGAGCTGCCTTTCGCCGTGCATGAACGGTTGTGGGCCATCAAGTACATCATCCTGCTGGTGCTGTTCGGCGTTTCGCTGGAGTCCATGGCGACCGCCGAACGCCTGGCGGAGGTCGAACCCTTCAAGACCGCCGTCACCCTCAGGTTCGACCGCCAATGGTGGTTCGTGGCCTATGCCGCAGGCTGGCTGTTGATCAACCTTTTTACCCGCAAGGTCTATTGCCGCTACATCTGTCCGCTGGGGGCCGCCCTGGCCATGCCGACCCGCCTGCGTCTGTTCGACTGGCTCAAGCGCCGCAAGGAGTGCGGCAATCCCTGCCAACTGTGCGCCAAGGAATGCGAGATCCAGGCGATTCATCCCGACGGCCGGATCAACGCCAACGAATGCCATTACTGCCTCGACTGCCAGATGACCTGGCACAACGAAAACAAATGCCCGCCGCTGATCAACAAGCGCAAGAAGCGTGGCAAGGCGAGCGCGGCCGATCCGCAGCTGATTCCCGTGGTGCAGGCGCCCTGA